The Crassostrea angulata isolate pt1a10 chromosome 1, ASM2561291v2, whole genome shotgun sequence nucleotide sequence CTGTCGAATTGTCTACTGGAATTAACTGGGTATTCTCTACAACTACTCCATCTTTTTTCCACACATATctatgaaatcatttttaagagaTAAACCTATACAAAATTATTACCATGTTAAACATGTGCAACGAGCAAAACATTTCTATTActgtaatgtaaacattttgatattttagatGTACCCTGCAAAAGCCCGTCAAAAGAAATACCTGTCAGTGTATATTAGATTATATCAGTATGtcacaaatatgttttaaaataattatatttaatattttatgtgttGGTCATGTTTTGATAATGTCATGGGTAGCTACATTAAGTCGTACATGTGTTATTGAGTCGTTCTATCATAAGTCTTGCAATATCCATGCGTATGCGACTCCTTGTCGAATGATTGACGTAGTATATTTCATGCAAATAGAATGTCTGTGTATCCTAAATGTCTTCTATAAAATATCGCTACCAACTTCTAACTATCTAATGTTTGCTTGAATAATGCAAAATATCCAAGCAAGATAAATGAATATTAGCATTTTGATGAAAGGTGTTTGATAAACTCTCATTTAGTTACATTAACTAGCATTCCTACACTTACTGGATCTGGCCATTTTCGGCTTGACACTTAAATGAAGAATCAACCAGTATGGAATCTCTTGGAAAGAAGTATACATTGTTGAAGACACTAATCATTTTCGGAGGCATTTGACTTTTATCTAAAACAAATTGTTGTAAGTCAGTCAAGAATTACAAAACTCgggaaaaaataactttatgtGAAACTGAAGAGCTTACTACTTACAGCTTTGTAAATCTTTAATTATTCATATAGTGTATTTCATTGTACAAAAAATAGTGCGTTTTCAACAACATATACAATAAGTATTTAACACGACATTTCATTGGGATTAACATtacagaatttaaaaacaatctgTACAAATGCAGAAGGTTTGAATTGTTCAGTAAAAAGAGTAGTATTAAAAGTCATCAGCGTTTGCTTTACCTTGCCCATGGACGGTACAGATGAAAGTCTTTAATGAAAAGACAAGATAAAGTCTCCAATCCATTGATTGTCTGGGATACAATAATTATGTTCAATGATATGGACAGTATCAATATGTTTCCTTCCTCTGCTGATTACGTTTTTTCTTCCACAACTTCATATATCAAAACAagattatacaatataataacaaACTAAATTACCAATATTGTACCATACAACAATTACATATAGTTTCATCAGtgctttttattttacagttacaaCTTTAGAttgttttatgacaatttttgaAGATAAGTCTTAATCATTCAAGTTTatgtgaaaatatttgaaaatgagATACCATATATCAGGTTTTATCCGTGTCATGTTTTTTCCGCGAATCAGATCCTATAACAGCATATCAAATTTACgcaaatcaaattttcactattttaaaGTCAATGTGAAATAATTACCAATAATTATTATCAGAGATCCAAACAATCAGATATCTCTTATTATATCATGTATCGTTACATTAACCAGTAGCTCAAGTATAATCAGACAACGGATTTGCGAAGGAACGTGGTCACTTTAATTAGCTTGTAAATGGAtcattaaataaacaatcaggCTTAAATACCTGTTACCTGGCGCTTGCCCTCCGATCTCGCAATTTCTATCCCTAACAAAACTAACTAAACACAGTTAACAGTACTTTTACTTGCCTGTTTATTGTTAATGGAAAGAGAGAACTGTATTACAAACACaaaactttgtatcaaatttacgctGATTTAATTTCCGCGATTCGAAAATCGCCGCGAACAAAGCGGAAATTGGATGCACGCggaaaaaaaccctgatataCGGTATGTTATTAACttgtacatgcacatgtatatgtacacttgtttatttaatttcacgaacgtatatacatgtatactttaaattgtgaattgttaataaaatccataaaaaatgCATTCGAAAATCAATAAACATACAGAAATAAAACTGAAACAAGGTTAAGCTCTAATACGactacaatgaaaaaaaataattgaacaaaATATCGTTTTCATAACACAAAGACATACATACTAATTTTACTACAGTGTACAATGCATGCAAAAAGGcccatttttaaacaaatggaAATCcgataaaaagaaacaaaattataaaaacgaattacaaattcaaacctTCTTGCGTTGGCAAATCCCGTAGAGTTTTAATTTACGCACTTACACACCCATACTAAAACACGgcttctttgttttgaaaagacAGTGATAACTATCTAAAGCCGCTTTGTTTGCATTCATCCCAATGACAACCCCATCCCCGTTAAAGTCCAACTCGTGATCaccatcctatcatacttagtttgattattattgtatttttcatcTTTGTACCTCCTAACTTCTATATGGATGTTTATACACAAACATTCTTGAAAACACGACATAAAAAAGTAGGTACATTAGGGTTCAAGAAACCATATAAAAGCTTACTTGAAAAACCATATAAACATAGCTAACTTGAGAAACTATATAACCATAGCTAACTCAGGAAAACATAGCTTTTTTGATGAACTactttgtttataatgtatatttatatatttcaaaaatatttacatgtacatgtatgagcaAGATGTAATTGATCCTTACACATGCAGTAAAATGCGACAGTTCTATGATGCATAGTTTAGCTGGATTCAAATATTCTTTCGATCAGATCACCTAATGTGCTTGACGTAAATATTAAGTCAATCAGCAGAAAATTCAAACTTAGAAAACTTTTTTACTACAAACTGTACTTgagtgttttttcttttctttctgaAAAATCAAAACAGTTTGAGCCAGTcatgattaattttatatttctattgatGATTATGCCGTTGGGATATCCTGGTAACCATTACGATTGTCCTGTTTCCATGTCATTTCTGGAGGGCACTTTTTTCTTATCTtctgaaataaattgtgaaataattAGCCTACGTGGTAAAAATGCACACTGTAAACGACAATTTATATACGATCACTAATTCCAAATTCATAATCTGTGATGTGATTATTTACATActggtataacaaaacagttcaAATTATCAATTAGTGATCCATTAGTGATCATAAAATGTATCACAACAAAGAGAATTTTAACCATAATTCATATTCATAGACTTCTCttatttgtataaaattgtataaaacattttgaagaggaggtcaagagcttctATAATGTTGGGTTTTCTTTGGAAAGACTTTGAACATTCTACTTCATaatcaaaaattgacaaaacgtagagatttgttattaattatttccttcatattttatcaaaattgacaCCTTAAAACAACAGTTGTTAATCTGTGTACAAATTATTTAAGCCCCGATATACGGTAtcaaacaaattcatttttatgaagCACCATTGAAAGAACTTacatcttgaatttcataaccCTGTAGGCtcttttcatttactagatcctAACCTAAAATTAGATACAAATACACTCACTATAACGAAATCTGCCGTGTTTTCTTCGATTAAGGTACGATACGATGATGATGATTTCAATGATTATAACGAAGGTTTCAGTGGATACAACGATGTAGATGATGGTGTCCGGATAGGTGTGTTGATCGATATCTTTCAGAGGTACagctgtatttttaaaaaggacaaagttcaattttatcaatattcttATTACATTGAAAAATGTCTATGTCttgatatatttacaaatgtgtATTCTTGTATAGATAAATTGGCATTTCAAACAAAAAGGGCAGACTGagagagaaaaataaatcaCCCCCAAAATAGTTGCACAATTTAACTAAATAGTAGGGTGTATTGCTCTAACCTGTTGTAGGAATAATGTTTGTTTCCATTGTGATAATGTCTGTTTCCATTGTGTATGTTCGCACGGTAAAGTAAATACGTTTTTGGTCATATTTGTGGTATACTATAACGCTATAGTACCCTGTTAGAGAAAACAGAATACTCAGATCTGTAATTTGCCTTAAATCAATGGTCAAATTGTTCTGAACAGGTCGTGAGATACTCCAATACTTATTGGTTTCTATTTCCTTTTCGTTGCCTTGGTGGTCAGTAAACATCCATTTGTACTGCAGAGTGAGAGAGGGGTCAGTATCAGCGACCACTGCTAGTTTCAGCATACCCCCCTGCACAATCTTATAGCTATCTCGAGAACTCTCATGGATGGTTATTGGATCTAACAAATAAATACCAACACCAGAAGTTGTTTGGTTCTGTCGTAAGCttgtgttaatattttatttcaccaATCAATTTTTAATCAGAAATTGTTCTCCTTATAAATCTTTGATGACCTTAAATTGCCAACTTAAGTGGTAAGCTAAGAATATTAAGCTAAGAAAGGGAAATTTATattcaacaaaaatgaaatgaagcaatgaattttaacaaaggaatatattcttttcacaatttgtaaacaatagatCTTCATTCAATATATCCAGTCATTGTTCTAGATTTATTCTTAACTTACCAATAACCTTGAGTATAGCCTCCTTCAGGAGAACCCCCTCACTGTTTTCTGACAAACATTGGTACACCCCTGTTTCTGACTTCTCTACGTTTGTTACGGTCAACACTTGGTTATCCTTTTTGAAATTATACTTTTCTGTTTATAAAAGATAGAACACAGGAGAGAAATATTAcctattatgtattttttctcgTTACGAGTTATTTAAGTCACATTTGAAAATTCATCCATCATGGTCCCTTGCatacatctatactactatattaaaataatagactcgaatttttgggctttaataccgagaaattgGAAGAGGTCTGtcttttgtattatatattttaaacatcactggtacttgaagattaccaatttgttttattttttctcaatcaagcttcgctaattaataatcaacgaaaatttctTTAAAGAATCCGGAAACCATCtggaattttttggattttacaatcttgtgcatgtgcattattgtaggcttaatgcttggttatataaatgtcaacaatacggtgtgttgatgtatctatttcgcaaatttccgatatcatatgcaatgtcaacccatgcacgcacgggtcaaagtctagtatcatttttaagaaatatctcATTACCTTTCATGAATCAAACTCCAGACTGACTAAAGGTATACGCAATGTCTTTGAGGTATAAACAACTATTATCAGCCTTACATTCAAAATCTTTAAGAAGTATAGATATATTATTGAAGCCCTCTATAACTTTCAGGTGTTTCTTATTTATACAACCTTTACTAATATCCAGATCCTTTCCGTTTTTCTTCCATAGCGGCCGAGAAGGTAGCATTTCTGTAGACAATGATTTAACTTCACAGCGAAATGAGACATCTTTACCTTTAGTTACAACGGCATCAAGCATCTGATTATTTCCAGTCAGAAAAGGAGCCGCTGTAATATCCAAACAAAGAAAGATTAATATGTAGCATTCTTAAGCATCTTGTAGAAATAGAgaaaggaatatttttttaatatatggtaatctttaattaaaaataattatccaaaactttgcaaaacttttttttaagaaatggcAGAAATATCCTACACGTGACATTAAAATTTACGCGTTGTTCACTAAACCCTGTTTTCCCTTTTCCTTTACAATAATAAACCCCTTCGTCCTTTTGTTCTGCTTTCATGATTGTCAGGACTCTGCCAAAGTCAGTAATGTCATATTTGTTCAAGGTATTACGGATGACTGTCTTTTGAGGGGAAACCCATTCAATGTCCAGGACAGGGCTGGAAATACACATCGTTAGTTGAAATTCTACCTTTGATAtgcttattatttatatttcaaatcctTAAACCCACTTATAGTTAACATACAATAAATGAAGTCACAAATGTTGAGtgtaaatgaaatgatattttattgaacAGACATCCACACTGAACAACTTAGAAACGATTATTTCACAGCAATTGAATTCAGTGGTAAATATTTGGATGCTACGTCAATATCTGGGATATGTATGAACCTATTCATTGAGTGTTAAtttctatttaaataatttcCTTAAATATAGAGAATAACAACATTATGTTAAGTGTACTTACTAGCCAGAGAATATGCATCTCAATACGCCATTCCCGCCTACAAGAGCTTTGCCATTTTCTTTTGACACCAACACAGGCTCTCTTTCTGAAACAGCTGTTGTATCTGATAAACAcccaagaaaaataaaaacattgttaATCGtgaaagattttgatttttaaataaattgggATCAATAACGTAATTGATATTTACCCAAGGGGGCCAATACAGTCAATTAAAGTAATATCCTATACAGGAAGCT carries:
- the LOC128191613 gene encoding contactin-3-like, translated to YKWNKDGNFVQNSQFVSLDNLSGTLKFVKMQNEDYGTYQCFATNDYGTSISKTFKVKESRLGSFPNGQIKEVPCTEHQHCKIKCRDRPNCFPDSKCRVEWKIGEGTKTNVEINKRVVVDGIGNLHFLWTEQNDWTGQQYRCGLWQEQLKTLVVGSQTRLLITDTTAVSEREPVLVSKENGKALVGGNGVLRCIFSGYPVLDIEWVSPQKTVIRNTLNKYDITDFGRVLTIMKAEQKDEGVYYCKGKGKTGFSEQRVNFNVTSAPFLTGNNQMLDAVVTKGKDVSFRCEVKSLSTEMLPSRPLWKKNGKDLDISKEKYNFKKDNQVLTVTNVEKSETGVYQCLSENSEGVLLKEAILKVIDPITIHESSRDSYKIVQGGMLKLAVVADTDPSLTLQYKWMFTDHQGNEKEIETNKYWSISRPVQNNLTIDLRQITDLSILFSLTGYYSVIVYHKYDQKRIYFTVRTYTMETDIITMETNIIPTTAVPLKDIDQHTYPDTIIYIVVSTETFVIIIEIIIIVSYLNRRKHGRFRYKDKKKVPSRNDMETGQS